The window tctttaCCTGATCCTCgctctcatcatcatctcccccctccatctccctcccaTCACCTTCCGCACcatcacttctctctccccccaccaccacctctccccccatcattaccTCTCCTTCCCCACCATAATCACCTCCCTTCCTCACCATCACTTCTCCCTCCCACCatcaccacccctctctcccccccaccttcattacctctctcctccccacaatcgtcctctctccccccaccaccatcgcctctctctcccccccaccaccttcacctctccaccccaccatcaccacccctctctcccccccaccttcattacctctctcctccccacaatcatcctctctccccccaccaccatcgcctctctctccccccaccaccatcatcacctctcccccccaccatcatcccctctcccccccctcccagcaccatcatcccctctcttccctctcccccctgcttacCTGTGGGTGGTCCATTGTTAAACAGAGGATAAGCCAGCAGAGGAATCAGCAGCTGTTACACAGGTAGAGCAGGGGAGGAGCGTGCTCTAATGGTCTGTGctagaagtctttcttacttccagtGTCTGCTGCAAGAGCGCGCTTCTCCCCTGATGTCctgctctgcctgtgtaacaGCTGCCGATTCCGCTGACAGTTTAGCCTCTGTTTAATGCTGGGGTCCCGTCGCTGCCGTATACCATCGCCCCCACCTGTCTGAAGAGGGcgatgggccaccaacagggggggggggcacgggctgCCAGGACTATAGCTGTGCCCTTGTGTGTGCACCATGCAAGAGAATCCCTGTCTCTGGCCACCATTTCTCTAGCTACTTGACTTTTAATTTTCAAGTGGCACCTCATTTTATCTTAGAAAGTGTTGCACTCCAGATTCTATAGTTTGAGCAatgcattccctcccccccttccctcttcagCTACTATTGTCTAGAAATCGACAGCAGTTCAGCTATGAGACTTGCAGCAACACCTTTCCGAAAGGGATACTGGCTCCAACACACTCAATAATTATAGCTCTTGATCCTAATCAGTGGAGTTTAGCACATTGTGTCTCAGCCAGCCCCAGTTCCGATTTACAGGATGGATTTCATATTGCATAAATGGTGACATGCTTCGTCCCACAGACATGGACACAAAATATGatacatgcaattataatatccaaGCACTACAATTCCTCTAATCTCAATCTATGCACCAAATTATGTTATGCAAGAAGAGTTAATACAAGATGGAAATAGCCAAAGTATATCAGACGTCATGCTGTATGTGAATATAACAATCCATAAAAGTTCACAATATCTTAATGCAAGATTTTTTCCTACAAAATGAAAGGTTCAAATTTATTTGAACCTTCTATTGGCTACTGTCTTACTTCAACTTCTTGTTTCTTTCATTTAACTTTGAGATATATTGTAGGTTGTGGTAACTTATTGACCACATGAGTCTGTCAAAGATTTAGTTGAAGACCTCCCAATTCTATTTAGCTTCACTCAGAGCATACATTTGGCCTGATTCTTGAATGAATTTtctggtgtgtaacaagatgttCCTTCCGAGTAAAACTCTTCCCACAATCAGAGCATGCATACGGccgctctcctgtgtgtgttctctcgtGCACTCGAAGATTTGATATGCAAATAAACCTTTTTCCACATGCAGTGCAGGCATACGGCCTCTCTCCTGTATGAGCTGCCTGGTGTTTAATAAGACTTGAGCTATCAATAAAGCCTTTCCCACATTCATTACAGGTATacggcttctctcctgtgtgggtTCTCCTGTGTATAACAAGAGTGGAGCTGCTAGTGAAGGTTTTCTTACATTCAGTGCATGTAtatggcttctctcctgtgtgcgtTCTTTTGTGTATAGTAAGAGAGGCTTTGGTAGTAAAGCCTTTCTTACACTCAGTACAAACAAAAGGTTTTTCTCCAGTGTGGGTCCTTTCATGTGTAATTAGAAAGGCTCTGCTAGTAAAGTCTTTACCACAATCGGTGCATCTGTATAAGTTCTCTCCTGTATGGATTCTCATGTGTACAGTAAGGGAGTATGTGCTAGTGAATCGTTTCCCACATTCACTACATAAGTGTGACTTCTCGCCATTGTGAATCCTGTGCTGTGACTTCTCTCCAAAGTGGGTCCTATGGTGCTTAAGAAGATTTGAGCTAGTTGCAAAACTTTTGCTACATTCATTACATGCATATCTATATGTATACAGTCCCCCACCAGTGTGGGTAGACAAGTGCTTAACAAGCGCTAAACTGCTAGTAAAGCTTTTTTCACATTCGGAACATGGAAATGGCGTCTCTCCTCTGTGTTTTCTCTGATGTACAACAAGATAGGTACTACGagtaaagcttttcccacattcagaacatacataaggtctctcccctgtgtgcgtTCTCTGGTGTATACCAAGATATGATCGGTAACTAAAGCTTTTGCCACATTCTGCACATGCAAACTGTTTCTGTCCCTTGTGGAGTGTGGGTCGAATTGTAGATTCTGATTCGTCCCAATTGGTTTTGCTACTTTCAATGCATTGGTAGGTATTTTCTTGCACGGAAGTGTCACCATTTCTATTATCACATATATACTTGGTCACTATACTTTCGTCTGAACTATGCATGTTAGCAGCTGCAATATTTTGCCCTGCACATGAAGTAGATTCCTCTGGTGAGTTTCCAGTAGAGTCTCGCTGTTTCCTCGTGTTCATGCAGTTTTCCTGTGCATGTTGGAGAATGTTCTCTTCCTGTGATTCTTTTTGCTTGTTTCCAGTTACATAAACACAATCTGCTATAAAGAAATACACGTggtcaaaaaaataataaaaagttaAAATCAGGATACATCATTTTTAAACCATGGCCTTTCCAACAAAGGAACTGTACATCTATGTAGGCAAAGTTAAACATAATATTTGCGCACACATTTTTTCAGAAGTCAGGAAGCTCTCACTATTTTATCTGGATGGAATTTATTTGGTGATACAGGGTGGATGATGTGCATTAAGATTCATTACTAATCATTCTGAACTAGTGCCCACTTTTTCCTTTCCTATGCTTGAGATTGAATTCAGGCCGCTGATATAGTAGGTGCATGCAATGGAGCGCATGGCATTGTGCGTGCCTGTCGGCCGACCGATCTATGGCCTGAAATTGTCTGCTCGAAAATCGCAATGTTAATctcgcagctgatttacgacacgGGCTGGGTTTATGTGGTTTACATGggaataaagaaatgtattgaagTCTGAGAAGTTTATGGAAAATTAGATCTCACCAGTGGAGTGCTTTGGACAAAATACGTGAGACCTCATATTCTGAACCAGCGACctctggggaaaatccatagcatttggtaaagtataggattttctgtctgTTTTACCCTAAGCactgcatttttatatatatattaaaacatttaataagtaatgctttggactTTGAATGAACGCTCTGGGGAGAGTATTAGTGTTCGGACACATTTGGCTACGACTGATTTTGgcgtgttaaagtgcatagtttattctataataaacagggacctggggccctggcaaatattaatcTGACATCTCTTATCATATCTGCATACTCCCAGGTGGTGTCAGTGGATAcatatgatttgcaattgagtaggggttaataataactcactggttccttgcagaggataaAGGTAGGTTGGCTGGAATAGCCATGGATATTAACCCTGGttacatatctaagtcacgtgctcacttgtgtgctgttcgtggccgtggtatattgggacggattgaggagagatgcaactcatttgagggacctttgtggagGTGAAGAGTGAGGCaacttgcgggttgtgtattgatccttgatcctgtagaggagatattgtccattttacGGAGCGCTTGCGGGTGTAAgttttaacccttgtcccgtatgcaagtCGTGGGCAAGCTGGATGCCGTACGTGACAATTGGCCTAACCATATCCATTTCTCCTTCATCACCTGGTGTTTGTCACAGCTACAGCAATTGAAGCACAAATTTATATTGTACCAGAAAAGGCAGTAAATCTGCAATGAATCTCAATGTGCTGCAGCCTTCCAGTGTCATAAGTTACAAAATGTGTAACTGTAAAATCCATTGTGTATAGTTCCTAtcttgtatgtatacacacacacacacacacacacacacacacacactttgttctACATATGATGTACTTCAGTCTAACTGTATATTTCCTCAGAGATTGTTTTCATTACTTACTGGAGCTGGGATGTACAGTAATGTTCCTTCCCTGAGTGTCAGGAAGATTCCTTACGTATGACTCTCCGTTCTCCTTCTTTGGTCCAAATTCAGGCTCCATGTTCAGGCTGGCACTGTTGATATGAATGGAGCATTATTTCTGTTTGATGACGATAGGATGACCATTTCATACAGAAAGTATCTCCAAGCACATAATATATTCTCTGACACGTTATTACTAACAAAATCAACATTTCTGAATGTTAACAGCATTCATCTTAGGAACATCAATGTAAAATTGGTGTATAAAAATATACTCAAGTATTTACATGTCTGCAATGAATGCTCACAAAGAGCATACTATGTAAATTACAAGGAGtggaccttaaagctgcagaccaagcaatgtcctacatgtgggttttttttaatctgttctgtagatttctgagaaaatacttgtaaaattaaaaaaaaaaaaaatctgaataacattttgaatgtattataatgtaacaagtattttgtttctatagcaaccatttagaaagtcacatccccttcctcttctgaaacaggctctaccACATCTCTTTGTGAGCCCTTCCCTCCctctaacagtgcaccaattgtatctcgtgactgcctggtcacatgatcttccccacagaactttgcatctttggtcctcttctgctgcactgacagccatttagtaatCCCTCGGGCTTAATCTTCGTCAATTTAGCTAATTGCTTAAGGTGAAAAAAGAACAGAGTGTATTAAACTTAtactgatttttttaaaatataaactAAACCATTTACTCTAGGAAGTTGTATAAAAATGTGCAAAATCCTGTTCAACGTCAGAGTTTCCTATACCTGGACATcagctttaaaaataaattaattaattaaaagaaAGTGTCAGTTTATGATCCTGAAATGTTTGCTCATTTGGATATCTATCCTGAATATTTAACTCAAACACAAAGCAACAAAAAGTACAATCACAGCACCTGTAGCTGGGAAATTCCTGGGCTATGGGGAAAAGCtcaattttaacctcccagacacttaatatttcaaacacatAAATACAGAATGAAGcacttgataaaaaaaaaaaaaagaagaaaagtgtTAGAAAGGGCAAGTTTtgttagaaaaaaaatacaatgcaaAAAATGGTGATTGACGCCAACTGCTGCCACAGCACCTCAGATATTGTGCAGAGTattactcctcctctctcccttgcacAGTATTACCCCAGACCTCTCCCACAGCATTAATCCCATCCCTGAGCCTGCTGCCTATGGGGTACCATTTCCCTACTGTAAAACACTTATTGATGCAGATTTTAAATGAAATGGTTGAATGGTGTGATTGTGTTGACCATTTGATGGACTATTATCAGTTCTTATCTTCACCTGCAATACAGAGCATTTTTATCTTCATTTTCCTCGGGAATGAAACAAACACACAATCCGGGGGAGTCTCCTGCCCAGACCCCATAATAGGAAGCAGCTCCTCTCCTTACCGCGCGCAGCTGCTGCAGCCTTGTTGGTGAAGATGCCACAAAATAACCAAAAGTAGAACATAGTAGCCTTGTTCTAATTCTCTGCACTGATTGGCAGGAGTTTATCACATGATCTTCTTTCTTCTCAgcattctgggagttgtagttctgctTTTAATAAAATGCTATACAGCTCTTAGTGCAGCAGAACCACATGTCCCAGAACTCCCTGTGCTCACAGTGTCACTGGTCAGGTTGATCCTCccacagacataaatacagagaTTGAGcagcagacttttttttactcacagaAAAAACATTTCTTCAGTGCTACAACATCTGttttaaaacattatttaaaaaataataatatacaaatggtgacacacacacatatgaacaCGTACATACAGACATTCACATATAGATATActagacacaatcacacacactgacattttcCCATGTACACAAGGACAGACTTTTACTCGTACTGTGTGGGTAAGCCACCCaacatatcacttagattgtaagctcttcagggtctCTCTTTGCCTTATGTTGCCATTTTCCCGGTGCACTAATGCCCTttgtttgtaatttatttaccttgtaCTGTAAGTTAGTAAATCGCTGCATACATTGCTTGCGCTAGCTACATAAATACAAAAACGAGAAAGCATCGCACTAATAGGCGCCGGGCCGGGTTCTTGTGTAAGACGCGGCAGAAATCATCGAATTGACCGTAATGTGTTCTATTAATGCTCCCCTAAGATATTTTAATACATAGCTTGATGCGCCGTAACTCTGACAAAGACAGAGGCTTCAGGGCTGACTAAAGTTATTTGCACACCTTGTAATAAAAGGAAAACAACGAGAggcttgttaatgttttattgtAATAATGTGAAATACATATAAACTAGTAATCTCACAGATACATTTTGATACAAATATCTGCACAGAGGATGTATATATAAAGTAGCTATTTGCAGGTGAATTATCTCAGTCTAACATAGATACTGTTTGTtacttaaatataaaaatattggcaacagtttttttttctgttacCGCCACTTCCAGGCATATCCAGGTATAACAGGACAGGCACAAAAATATTCACTGCCatctgccagacacatactgcattgaaatactttattttacaataaatacaatactaCAAACTGCACTTGCTTCCCACAacacacaaagtgttattggaTTGACAAGTCTACGGCACTTTAGGAATGGGGTATAGTGTCagtcccaacaggatcagaagttgaaTCCACACAACCTGTTATTCAAGacagctctagtagtgtgagctaaaTTGGCTGAcggctagcaccactgtcacagtataCTGTACCTAGTTGTGAGCTCAACTTCTCactgagtgctcatacctgtacaaagcactGTACCCTCTTCTGGGATAGAGAAGCATTTCTAATAAGCAGTattctgccatgagacacctttTCGCgcgggaagacaccttacagtccttttatttgaataggctgtaatgttTTCCAGCATCGaatgtgtcttatggcagaacactgcttagtaaatatggcccactttCCTTATCCTTTTCAAGATTATAAGTACTAACTCGGTCACATGCTCACTTCCTTATATTACTTTCCCTcttctgcatctgctttatttgctgtgcttcaccttgtttttacttgtgtgtgtcagaaaacgtgttttatttaatctctaaTAGAATATGAAGAGAGAGGAAAGGCAATCCTTTAGAGGAGCTGTACTCCTAAATACTCCAAGTGGGTAAATTACCCCTTAGAGATGTATAATGACCTGTGaaagtaactttt is drawn from Ascaphus truei isolate aAscTru1 chromosome 7, aAscTru1.hap1, whole genome shotgun sequence and contains these coding sequences:
- the LOC142498860 gene encoding uncharacterized protein LOC142498860, with product MEPEFGPKKENGESYVRNLPDTQGRNITVHPSSTDCVYVTGNKQKESQEENILQHAQENCMNTRKQRDSTGNSPEESTSCAGQNIAAANMHSSDESIVTKYICDNRNGDTSVQENTYQCIESSKTNWDESESTIRPTLHKGQKQFACAECGKSFSYRSYLGIHQRTHTGERPYVCSECGKSFTRSTYLVVHQRKHRGETPFPCSECEKSFTSSLALVKHLSTHTGGGLYTYRYACNECSKSFATSSNLLKHHRTHFGEKSQHRIHNGEKSHLCSECGKRFTSTYSLTVHMRIHTGENLYRCTDCGKDFTSRAFLITHERTHTGEKPFVCTECKKGFTTKASLTIHKRTHTGEKPYTCTECKKTFTSSSTLVIHRRTHTGEKPYTCNECGKGFIDSSSLIKHQAAHTGERPYACTACGKRFICISNLRVHERTHTGERPYACSDCGKSFTRKEHLVTHQKIHSRIRPNVCSE